A window of Hordeum vulgare subsp. vulgare chromosome 5H, MorexV3_pseudomolecules_assembly, whole genome shotgun sequence genomic DNA:
CTATAGCTGATTTAGAGGCCCACCGCAATTTGTCatagcccgctatttaaaacattgCTTTTTATTAACAAAAGGAAATCAACAAAGCATATTGCACTAGACTAGTGATAGCTTTGAGCTGAGGGTAACCTCGTCAGTTCTCTCAAAAGCTTCATTAGATACCAATTTTTTGAAGTGACCGGGCAAAAACATCTTTATTCCACAGGATAAGATAGCAATGAGATAAGGCTATTTGAATAGCTGTATCTTGATGGATATAATCCAAGCACCTTGCGTCCTTGTCTTATGAGTTATTACTGCATTTGAATGAGGAACATTTCATTAGTAACATTGCCaatgcagaggtggtccttgtacATGAGGAATGCAAACAAGTCCATGACAATAATAAGGCGTTTTGTAGTAGTTTCTAGAATCACAGTAAAAAATCAATACTGCAACAGGAAGTAGACTAAGGCCTCTTTTGGTTCATAGGATAGGATTATCATAGGAATAGGAAACTTGTAGGAAATGAGATGACACGCATCTCAAATCCTATGATTGGATTAGGAAAAGAGATGTCATTTGGTCATAGGAATTTTTTCATTGAGTCTAGgctcttttttattttcctttgaaaTGTGAAGGATAGGAACCAATCCTATATAGGAATAGGAATGCATCCTCTATTCTTAAACAGCTACAACCCACTAGCTAATTTTCCTCTCCATGCAACAATGCCAcgtcatcaagtcatgcatgaaGTCATACGTTACTTTTTCcattaatctcttcatgcaaaaTATACCACCTCAATCATTAATTTTTCCCAGGGAATTAAGTCATGTAAGAaatttttatatttgtttttgcattaattttagtCTTCTACCACTTATCCATACATTTTTTAACAAGGTTCCCGCCGCAACGCGCGGGGCGTCGTCTAGTTCCTATGAACCAAAGGGCCCTAAAGGAAAATTCTTACAAAAATCCTACCCTATAGAACTCCTGTGAAattcctccaaaccaaaagaggcctaagaggaaAGCCCAGCAAACACAAGTGTAAAGGATTTCCCTGGAATCTGAATTTATGCTCCCATGTTAATAATTTCTTAGTGAACATCAAATGTGAACAATATCAACAAAACATATTGACCTAGGCGTTACTTATCTCTAATCTCCACAAGAACACAACCATTGTTTGAAAAACAGCACTTGCCTGAACTTACATGAAATCTAGAAACAGAAACAAATTACTCCTACCAACTAATTATTTCTACATGTGATAAACCATGCCGATAACATTATAGCTCTAAATTATGTCAAACATTAGCTAGAAATGGAAACATGTCATGATCCAAATTTAAAAACACATGATTAACGAGAATAGGCTACGCACAAGCCTGTGAGCAGATAGCCAATTCAACAATCCTCTGGCGTCCAAAATGCGACCACCAAAGAATTTCATTTTGCATCTTCGACCAGATTCTCTGCATAAAGCATTATAGAAGCTAGGAGCCCAGCATAATTCGTCAGGAACAGCATTTCGCATAGAACCCAGGCACTAATTTCTTCGGTCCATGGGACCAAGCCTGGATTTTCACTTCATCGTGAAACACAGCATAAGAACTGATTGAACAAATATAATGGCCAAaatttccatatatatatatgtgcgatGGAATGGAACAGCACTGTTATTGTCGTGTTATAATCCTCGCTCACTCATCTCACCTCACCTCTTCTCTTTTCATCACCTTCCGATAGgggaatgaaatgaaatcaaaactgCCGGAAACGCAACGGATGTAATCAAATTAACAGAAGTCAAAACTTTATCGCGAAAGCGACAAGGCGACTCGCCTCCGCCTCTCAGTCGAGGAAGCCGGTGCGGCGCAGGACGGCGTTGCGCACACGGCGGAGGTCACGGCCCTTGAGCGTCCTCCCGGCTCCCTCCAGCACCGAGCTGTGTGATGCCGCGCGCCGCGCCACGATCTCGTGCGGCGGGACCATGGCGTCCCCGTCGTCGCCGCCGACCACGACGTGGGACCACCTCTCTCTCCGCGCCGCAGCATCCGAAGGTATGCGCACCGGAGCCGACCTCGCCGCCGAAGACGGGGTCAACGCGGCCTTCTCCGGGACGGCGCGGGCGGCGGATCGGAAGGCAGGGCCGCCCGTTCGCTTCTGCTTCTTCTTAGCCTCGTCATCGGGAAGCGCGGCGAGGAGTCCGGGAGCTGAAGAGGCGGGCCAGAGGACGTCGAGCTCGAGGAGGTCGCCATCTGTGGCCGTGGCAGTGCCGCGGACGGGGGTGGGCATCGGGGGGCGGGACAGCAGGAGGCGGTCCATCGTTGTTATCCGGGGATCACCAGTACGGCGGATCTCCGGCTACGTTGCGGCGCTCCGGCATCGGAGGTCGGGGGAATGGGGTGCGCGTGAACGAGAACACGAtaccggcgagtggaggtgggcgCGGCGGAGTTGTTATAGGAGGGAGgaggttgatttcctcgttcgcaCTAGGGCCCTTTCCTTTTTTCTGAATACATCGTTAACCCTCTCTCCATGAATTTAGAACTGGTTAATACAATATCCTTGTACATAGGATAAATATAACAGCGTTACTCTCTATGTTCATAAATACAAAGATGTTCTACTTTTTTTCTAAATCGAATgtttatagacatattttaatgtATTCGTTTGCTAATTTTAGTCTATATATAATCTATACTAAAATATATGAATCGTCTTATATTTGTGACAAAAGGAAGTACAagattaaggccctgtttggaaccataatagattatgataatctggattatgaagatagattatataatctggtttataaaaataatttaggtggacatgtttggaggccagattatacaaactgtaatccaggttttacattgcataatgacatgtCCGGCCTctgctttttttaaaaaaaagagaagggtggcggtggtagaatgtaattatctccaactttcaaGGGTAATggatcattagcaatccataatctggttttagctggtatagagtagattatgagtttttaataatctatccatttagtttttataatctacaccataagttgtcatgtttggagacataatagattataaaaactggattgtataatctgggtggttccaaacagggcctaagaaaATCATTGTGAGACATGTGGAAAAGTGACTGCATACAGAAGAAATATTGAGAATAGTGAATTTATTTAGGACAGTAAAATTGCACCTAAATCGAGCTCTCTCGGCATCCAAGAATTTCCGCCATTAGATTTACGTTTCGATCATTCATAGCCGTCAAATCCGCAACATTGGCTGGGCCAACTGTCCTAAGGGGTTGCTGCTCCGAAAGAATAAAACCGAGCTTATGGTTAATTGGGCAGCTTGAGACAACCCATTTAATCCAATATAAGGTTCAAGTGTCGCTAGCTCGTTGTTGGTGCCTTCCCTGTGAAAAAACCGGCCAATGTCGAGAGGATGCAAGGTAGAGGAAGCGAGGAGACGCTGGAGGGATCTGAGACGACCAAGGGGAGCCCAGGTGCACGAGAGGATCTAGCGCCACGCGCTTCAGCCGACACGCGCGAGGGGGCCCGATATAGACGGGAGGAGATTCAGCGGCCACGCGTGATGCTTGTGAATAGGTTGTCGGCCGAACCAGCCGACGCGGTCGATCCGCGTGGGAAGTGAAAAGGGAGGGACACGATCGATGATGGctgattgaaaggacgtggatgtcgcctagaggggggtgaatagacgcttttaaaataattattgtttagacttgaacaaatgcataataaaactaacgtttaattagtcaaacacaaaacataaaataactaggctcacctaagtgcaccaacaacttatactaagcaagataaacaactaagtgataacaagatatataacaagaaacaatatgcctATCACTAAGTAAAGTGCTTAAGGGCTCGGGTAAAAaataaccgaggcatgcggagacgatgatgtatcccgaagctcACATCCtcgcagatgctaatctccatttggagcggtgtgaaggcatagtgctccccaagaagccactagggccatcctaatctcctcacgcccttgcacaatgcaagatatcgtgattccactaagggacccttgagggtgatcACTGAACCCGTacgaacaaggttggggcaatctccacaacttaattggaggctcccaacaacaccacgaagcttcaccacaatggattgtggctctggGGTGACctcaattgctcggggcaatctccacaacctaattggagactctgacgcttgcccgaagctttacaccataatgattgagctccaaggcaccaccaacgtctagggcgccaaagcaccccaagaggcacaagctctagggtgcccaaacacccaagagtaataagcttctcaaactttacTTCCAAGTACcactgtggagaactcaaacctatgcaccaaatgcaatggcaagggcacacggagtgcccaagtccttctcttccaaatcccaccacaacagctAATGTTATgtaagaaaatgagaggaagaacgaacaagaacacagagaactccaagatctagatccaaggggttcccctcacaaagaggagaaagtgattggtggaaatgtggatctagatctccgctctctcttttccctcaagaactagcaagaatcattgaagggattgagagttagcaagctcgaagaaggtcaacaatgcggGGCAAACACGAGCACGAAGGGTGGacgaccattggggaagaaggcccccttaaataggtctccCCAAATCCGGCCATTATGCCCACAAGTCGTgctcaagtggtactaccgctcggcacgGTCAAGATAGCCCAAGGAGACAGAAAAACATGAGTGATAGTTCTCCTAGAGAGGTTGTACCGCtcgggga
This region includes:
- the LOC123398596 gene encoding uncharacterized protein LOC123398596, with product MDRLLLSRPPMPTPVRGTATATDGDLLELDVLWPASSAPGLLAALPDDEAKKKQKRTGGPAFRSAARAVPEKAALTPSSAARSAPVRIPSDAAARRERWSHVVVGGDDGDAMVPPHEIVARRAASHSSVLEGAGRTLKGRDLRRVRNAVLRRTGFLD